One region of Rana temporaria chromosome 9, aRanTem1.1, whole genome shotgun sequence genomic DNA includes:
- the SURF4 gene encoding surfeit locus protein 4 isoform X1, with translation MGQNDMMGAAEDFADQAAAFLRVTKQYLPHVARLCLISTFLEDGIRMWFQWSEQRDYIEATWSCGYFLATIFVLVNLLGQLGGCILVLSRNFVQYACFGLFGIIAMQTIAYSILWDLKFLMRNLALGGGLLLLLAESRSEGKSMFAGVPTMGESSPKQYMQLGGRVLLVLMFMTLLHFDASFISILQNIVGTALIILVAIGFKTKLAALTLVVWLFAVNVYFNAFWNIPAYKPMHDFLKYDFFQTLSVIGGLLLVVALGPGGVSMDEKKKEW, from the exons GCTGCAGCG TTCTTACGGGTTACAAAGCAGTATCTGCCACACGTTGCACGTCTCTGCCTCATCAGCACGTTCCTGGAAGATGGCATCCGCATGTGGTTTCAGTGGAGCGAACAGAGAGATTACATCGAAGCCACCTGGAGCTGTGGCTACTTCCTAGCCACTATTTTCGTCCTTGTTAACTTGTTGGGGCAACTGG GTGGTTGCATACTGGTCCTTAGTCGAAACTTTGTACAATATGCTTGCTTCGGCTTGTTTGGAATAATAGCAATGCAG aCTATTGCATACAGTATCCTGTGGGACCTAAAGTTTTTAATGAG GAACTTGGCTCTGGGTGGAGGGTTATTGCTGCTTCTGGCGGAGTCTCGATCGGAAGGGAAAAGTATGTTTGCAGGTGTGCCCACCATGGGGGAAAGCTCTCCTAAGCAGTACATGCAGCTGGGAGGCCGTGTGCTGCTCGTCCTCATGTTCATGACTCTTCTCCACTTTGACGCAAGCTTCATCTCC ATCCTACAAAACATTGTTGGTACGGCTCTCATTATCCTGGTGGCCATTGGCTTCAAGACAAAGTTGGCTGCCCTGACCTTGGTGGTGTGGCTCTTCGCCGTTAATGTCTACTTCAATGCCTTCTGGAACATCCCCGCCTACAAGCCCATGCATGACTTCCTAAAATACGACTTCTTTCAGACCTTGTCGGTCATCGGCggactgctgctggtggtggccCTGGGACCTGGTGGGGTGTCTATGGACGAAAAGAAAAAGGAGTGGTAG
- the SURF4 gene encoding surfeit locus protein 4 isoform X2: MGQNDMMGAAEDFADQFLRVTKQYLPHVARLCLISTFLEDGIRMWFQWSEQRDYIEATWSCGYFLATIFVLVNLLGQLGGCILVLSRNFVQYACFGLFGIIAMQTIAYSILWDLKFLMRNLALGGGLLLLLAESRSEGKSMFAGVPTMGESSPKQYMQLGGRVLLVLMFMTLLHFDASFISILQNIVGTALIILVAIGFKTKLAALTLVVWLFAVNVYFNAFWNIPAYKPMHDFLKYDFFQTLSVIGGLLLVVALGPGGVSMDEKKKEW, encoded by the exons TTCTTACGGGTTACAAAGCAGTATCTGCCACACGTTGCACGTCTCTGCCTCATCAGCACGTTCCTGGAAGATGGCATCCGCATGTGGTTTCAGTGGAGCGAACAGAGAGATTACATCGAAGCCACCTGGAGCTGTGGCTACTTCCTAGCCACTATTTTCGTCCTTGTTAACTTGTTGGGGCAACTGG GTGGTTGCATACTGGTCCTTAGTCGAAACTTTGTACAATATGCTTGCTTCGGCTTGTTTGGAATAATAGCAATGCAG aCTATTGCATACAGTATCCTGTGGGACCTAAAGTTTTTAATGAG GAACTTGGCTCTGGGTGGAGGGTTATTGCTGCTTCTGGCGGAGTCTCGATCGGAAGGGAAAAGTATGTTTGCAGGTGTGCCCACCATGGGGGAAAGCTCTCCTAAGCAGTACATGCAGCTGGGAGGCCGTGTGCTGCTCGTCCTCATGTTCATGACTCTTCTCCACTTTGACGCAAGCTTCATCTCC ATCCTACAAAACATTGTTGGTACGGCTCTCATTATCCTGGTGGCCATTGGCTTCAAGACAAAGTTGGCTGCCCTGACCTTGGTGGTGTGGCTCTTCGCCGTTAATGTCTACTTCAATGCCTTCTGGAACATCCCCGCCTACAAGCCCATGCATGACTTCCTAAAATACGACTTCTTTCAGACCTTGTCGGTCATCGGCggactgctgctggtggtggccCTGGGACCTGGTGGGGTGTCTATGGACGAAAAGAAAAAGGAGTGGTAG